In Candidatus Binatia bacterium, one DNA window encodes the following:
- a CDS encoding ArsA family ATPase, whose product MRGARLIVVTGKGGVGKTTIAAALATHAAAKGARTLVVETAHDGSLAHLFGHRRLETVPFAVAGGIDAVEVNQRRLVEDYFTGLLRFGFLSKRLFASHTFNALTTAAPALTEYLLLEQVLSWLEPEGRRAPRYDLVLLDGPATGHALTLLRAPDSLAAMVGGGPIGHTARRLRNLLADRMRTQVVLVSIPEEMSVRETIETHAALTTDLGLRVARPVVNRVFPRRFSAAEATRIARAGIARPVTEAAQFAIERRREADRHIGVLRRALGAMPIVVRELFSLNVITDDLTPIGRTLGRVVLV is encoded by the coding sequence ATGCGCGGTGCGCGTCTCATCGTCGTCACCGGCAAGGGAGGCGTGGGCAAGACCACGATCGCCGCCGCCCTCGCCACACACGCCGCCGCGAAGGGGGCTCGCACGCTGGTGGTGGAAACCGCCCACGACGGCAGTCTCGCTCACCTCTTCGGACACCGGCGTCTCGAGACCGTCCCCTTCGCCGTTGCCGGCGGCATCGATGCGGTCGAGGTCAACCAGCGCCGTCTGGTAGAAGATTACTTCACCGGTCTGCTGCGCTTCGGGTTCCTGTCGAAACGGCTGTTTGCCAGTCACACCTTCAACGCCCTGACCACGGCGGCTCCGGCGCTCACGGAGTATCTGTTGCTCGAACAGGTGCTGTCGTGGCTGGAACCGGAGGGACGCCGCGCCCCCCGCTATGACCTCGTCCTGCTCGACGGGCCGGCGACCGGGCACGCGCTGACCTTGCTGCGCGCGCCGGACAGCCTCGCCGCCATGGTCGGGGGCGGACCCATTGGACACACCGCGCGGCGGCTTCGCAATCTTCTCGCTGACCGCATGCGCACGCAGGTGGTGTTGGTGAGCATTCCCGAGGAAATGTCGGTGCGGGAAACCATCGAGACCCACGCCGCCCTGACGACCGACCTCGGGTTGCGAGTCGCTCGTCCGGTGGTAAACCGCGTCTTCCCGCGCCGCTTCTCGGCGGCGGAGGCAACGCGGATCGCACGGGCCGGGATTGCGCGACCGGTCACCGAGGCGGCGCAGTTTGCCATCGAGCGCCGCCGCGAGGCCGACCGACACATCGGCGTGCTGCGACGCGCGCTGGGGGCGATGCCGATCGTCGTCCGCGAGCTCTTCAGCCTCAACGTTATTACCGACGACCTGACCCCGATCGGCCGCACGCTCGGTCGCGTGGTGTTGGTATGA
- a CDS encoding ArsA family ATPase produces the protein MTTGAPRSGVARRQATGRAPTIRELLRRHLVVCLGPGGVGKTTTAAALALSGALDGRRTAVITFDPSRRLKDALGLDALSVDPHRVDAGDAHFDALALDTKRTFDALIERFAPDQATAARILGNRLYQELSNGLAGSAEYMAMEKLHELAHGRRYRTIVVDTPPSAHARDLLAAPDRLVNLLASRAVSFLKSPASVLAITDSAAGRLTLSALLKALQRWTGLDLLRDLADFVGGFETMVEGFSRRAREVDALLRAPATAFVLVTTPDPHTIRTTTAFHRELVDAGFPVAGVIANRVLGFPALSAADARLASCTEALRCKLLRTYADLRKLSEAHAAALDRLQTETGAPLLAAIPALTDAPATLEGLRRFAERLRGCGKNEFGPPT, from the coding sequence ATGACGACGGGGGCACCGAGGTCCGGCGTCGCTCGGCGCCAGGCCACGGGAAGGGCGCCGACGATTCGCGAATTGCTGCGACGTCATCTGGTCGTCTGCCTCGGGCCGGGAGGCGTCGGCAAGACGACCACGGCCGCCGCACTGGCCCTGTCCGGGGCGCTCGATGGAAGACGCACGGCCGTGATCACCTTCGATCCGTCGCGCCGCCTGAAGGACGCCCTCGGCCTCGATGCGCTCTCGGTGGACCCGCACCGGGTCGACGCCGGCGACGCCCACTTCGACGCCCTGGCCCTCGACACGAAGCGCACCTTCGACGCGCTCATAGAGCGGTTCGCCCCCGACCAGGCAACCGCTGCACGCATCCTCGGCAACCGCCTTTACCAGGAACTCTCCAACGGCCTCGCCGGCTCGGCGGAGTACATGGCCATGGAGAAGCTGCACGAGCTGGCGCACGGCCGGCGGTATCGGACCATTGTCGTCGACACACCTCCAAGTGCGCACGCCCGCGACCTGCTTGCGGCGCCCGATCGACTGGTTAACCTGCTCGCCTCGCGCGCGGTCAGCTTCCTGAAATCGCCGGCGAGCGTGCTGGCCATCACCGACTCCGCGGCGGGTCGACTGACTCTGTCGGCCCTGCTGAAGGCACTGCAGCGCTGGACCGGTCTCGACCTGCTGCGGGATCTGGCGGACTTCGTCGGTGGTTTCGAGACGATGGTCGAGGGTTTCAGTCGCCGCGCGCGCGAGGTCGATGCGCTGTTGCGCGCGCCGGCGACGGCGTTCGTACTGGTGACAACCCCCGATCCGCACACGATCCGAACCACGACCGCATTCCACCGCGAGCTGGTCGACGCCGGTTTCCCGGTCGCGGGGGTGATCGCTAACCGCGTGCTGGGGTTTCCGGCCCTGAGCGCGGCGGACGCGCGTCTCGCGTCATGCACGGAAGCGCTCCGCTGCAAGCTTCTGCGCACGTACGCCGATCTGCGCAAATTGTCCGAGGCGCACGCGGCCGCGCTCGATCGGCTGCAGACAGAAACCGGCGCGCCCTTGCTTGCCGCGATACCCGCGCTAACGGACGCCCCGGCGACGTTGGAGGGTTTGCGTCGCTTTGCGGAGCGGTTGCGAGGTTGCGGCAAGAACGAATTCGGACCTCCGACTTGA
- the acpS gene encoding holo-ACP synthase — translation MPRADGKVMIVGIGVDIVEVRRIRAALDNPQTGERFRDRVFTPGEIAYCARRRTGVESYAARFAAKEAVVKVLGKLVDWREIEVVRGDGPPAICLHGGAARRAAELGIQEFHLSVSHTAEHAIAYVVATC, via the coding sequence GTGCCGCGTGCTGACGGTAAGGTCATGATCGTCGGCATCGGGGTGGACATCGTGGAGGTGCGGCGCATCCGCGCGGCGCTCGACAACCCGCAAACCGGCGAACGATTCCGTGACCGCGTCTTCACGCCCGGCGAGATCGCTTATTGCGCCCGCCGACGTACCGGTGTGGAGAGTTACGCGGCCCGTTTCGCGGCGAAAGAAGCGGTCGTGAAGGTCCTCGGCAAGCTGGTCGACTGGCGGGAGATAGAAGTCGTTCGCGGCGACGGTCCGCCCGCGATCTGCCTGCACGGCGGCGCCGCCAGACGCGCCGCCGAACTCGGCATCCAAGAGTTCCATCTGTCGGTCAGCCACACCGCCGAGCACGCCATCGCCTACGTCGTCGCCACCTGTTAG
- a CDS encoding radical SAM protein, producing MSAWQVEERARVRRAGERVLFPKKQHGDLRVCLVYPNRYPVAMGNLGFHAVYEIFDSHPAVVCERAFLPDDDEAAVIGRGELRSLESHTRVQDFDIVAFSVSFETDYWHVVRQLDLIGIPLRAAERGDHAPLVIAGGPATFLNPEPLADFVDLFLLGEAEEMLPEFIEVLVEVCGPRPPRRAPWRTLLGACAARVAGAYVPALYEPAFDGPVQCGLLYRGAGAARVERRLVRDLNRFPTTTRVLSDEAVFGDMMLVEASRGCQWGCRFCAAGYMYRPIRTRGVERLAETIRAGLQARDTIGLIGAEMASVPGLDCLAELAADAGGRVSPSSLKADCVTPRLAAALGRGRNRSVTVAPEAGSERMRRVINKNLSEPDILRAADLLVGEGVQDLKLYFMIGLPAEEPEDVTAIAELTGRIRSRLCDTERARRRVARITASVNPFVPKPWTPLQWDAMETIPRLKRKFVVLRENMRTIPNVQLDTESPREGYFQAIMSRGDRRIGRVLEAVHAAGGDWWQVIRAWQRDGLSGLPHPDEYVHRRYDEDELLPWDFIDHRIDRRYLRAERRKAMLAKQTPPCDTSTCKACAAC from the coding sequence TTGTCAGCCTGGCAGGTCGAGGAACGCGCCCGCGTGCGGCGGGCCGGCGAACGCGTCCTGTTTCCCAAGAAACAGCACGGCGACCTGCGCGTGTGCCTCGTCTACCCGAATCGCTACCCCGTCGCGATGGGAAATCTCGGCTTCCACGCCGTATACGAAATCTTCGACAGCCATCCCGCCGTCGTCTGCGAACGCGCCTTCCTGCCCGATGACGACGAGGCAGCCGTCATCGGCCGCGGCGAGCTTCGCAGCCTCGAATCCCATACCCGCGTGCAGGACTTCGATATCGTCGCCTTCTCGGTGTCTTTCGAGACCGACTACTGGCACGTCGTGCGGCAATTGGACCTGATCGGGATTCCACTGCGAGCGGCGGAACGCGGCGACCATGCCCCGCTCGTCATTGCCGGCGGTCCGGCAACGTTTCTCAACCCTGAACCCCTGGCCGATTTCGTCGACCTGTTCCTCCTCGGCGAGGCCGAGGAGATGCTTCCGGAGTTCATCGAGGTACTCGTCGAAGTCTGCGGCCCGCGCCCGCCGCGCCGCGCCCCGTGGCGGACCCTCCTCGGAGCTTGCGCCGCGCGCGTTGCCGGGGCCTACGTTCCCGCCCTGTACGAACCGGCGTTCGATGGCCCGGTGCAGTGCGGGCTGCTCTACCGTGGCGCCGGCGCGGCCCGGGTCGAACGACGACTCGTTCGGGATCTGAACCGCTTCCCCACGACAACCCGCGTGCTGAGCGACGAAGCCGTCTTCGGCGACATGATGCTGGTCGAAGCCAGCCGCGGGTGCCAATGGGGTTGCCGCTTCTGCGCCGCCGGATACATGTACCGTCCGATCCGCACCCGCGGCGTCGAACGGTTGGCCGAAACGATCCGCGCCGGTCTCCAGGCCCGCGACACGATCGGCCTGATCGGCGCCGAGATGGCGAGCGTTCCCGGACTCGACTGCCTCGCCGAACTGGCCGCCGATGCGGGTGGCCGGGTGTCGCCGTCGTCGCTCAAGGCCGACTGCGTAACCCCGCGCCTCGCCGCGGCCCTCGGGCGCGGCCGCAACCGCAGCGTTACGGTGGCTCCCGAGGCTGGGTCGGAACGGATGCGCCGCGTCATTAACAAGAACCTCAGCGAGCCCGATATACTGCGCGCCGCCGATTTGCTCGTTGGCGAGGGCGTTCAGGACCTCAAACTGTACTTCATGATCGGCCTGCCCGCGGAGGAGCCCGAGGACGTGACGGCAATCGCCGAGCTCACGGGCAGGATTCGCAGTCGTCTGTGCGACACCGAACGCGCCCGGCGGCGCGTTGCCCGCATCACGGCGTCGGTCAATCCGTTCGTACCCAAACCCTGGACGCCCCTGCAATGGGATGCCATGGAGACGATTCCGCGGTTGAAGCGCAAGTTCGTCGTGCTGCGGGAGAACATGCGGACCATCCCGAATGTGCAACTCGATACCGAGTCGCCGCGCGAAGGGTATTTCCAGGCCATAATGTCTCGCGGCGATCGCCGCATCGGCCGCGTGCTGGAAGCTGTCCACGCCGCCGGCGGCGATTGGTGGCAGGTCATTCGTGCCTGGCAGCGTGACGGTCTCTCCGGCCTGCCGCATCCCGACGAGTACGTGCATCGCCGGTACGATGAGGACGAGCTGCTGCCCTGGGATTTCATCGATCACCGCATCGACCGGAGATACCTGAGGGCTGAACGCCGCAAAGCCATGCTCGCCAAACAGACACCGCCGTGCGACACGTCGACGTGTAAAGCGTGTGCCGCGTGCTGA
- a CDS encoding type II toxin-antitoxin system VapC family toxin has product MAFLLDTNILSELRKGERGNSLVRQWFSALDADDLYVSVLVVGEIRRGIELLRARDAQGAIALDRWLNELERRYADHILPVTLEICRIWGGMSLARPLAPIDGLMAATAVYHGMILVTRNVKDVGRSGAAVFNPCTSA; this is encoded by the coding sequence ATGGCGTTTCTCCTAGACACAAACATTCTATCCGAGCTGCGCAAGGGTGAACGGGGCAACTCGTTGGTTCGCCAGTGGTTCTCCGCTCTCGACGCGGATGATCTGTACGTGAGCGTGCTCGTTGTCGGTGAGATCCGCCGGGGGATCGAGCTCTTGCGCGCGAGAGATGCGCAAGGGGCGATCGCATTGGACCGCTGGCTTAACGAGCTCGAGCGCCGCTATGCGGATCACATCCTGCCGGTAACGTTGGAAATCTGCCGTATCTGGGGCGGGATGAGCCTTGCGCGCCCACTCGCACCCATCGACGGCCTGATGGCGGCGACGGCCGTATACCACGGGATGATTCTGGTCACTCGCAACGTTAAGGACGTGGGACGGTCTGGCGCTGCAGTGTTCAATCCGTGTACGTCCGCGTGA
- a CDS encoding DNA-binding protein: protein MAQLIVRSIEEKVVIELKQRAARRGVSMEEEHRRILREALSYRARGARHSFKEHLAMMPDVGDDKLFERQPARLRRVRL from the coding sequence GTGGCGCAGTTGATCGTCCGGAGCATCGAGGAGAAGGTCGTGATAGAGCTCAAACAACGAGCCGCACGTCGCGGCGTCTCCATGGAGGAGGAGCACCGCAGGATCCTTCGCGAGGCGCTCAGCTACCGGGCCCGAGGGGCGCGACACTCGTTCAAAGAGCATCTGGCCATGATGCCGGACGTGGGTGATGATAAGCTTTTCGAGCGTCAGCCAGCGCGGCTGCGCCGCGTGCGGCTTTAA
- the ftsZ gene encoding cell division protein FtsZ, which produces MIELVGKSDVLGARIKVIGVGGAGGNAINTMITSGLTGVDFMAANTDMQALSANLAPTKLQLGGTLTKGLGAGANPDVGRQAALDDSEILREQLAGADMVFVTAGMGGGTGTGGAPVVARIAKELGALTVAVVTKPFQFEGKKRMRQAEEGMREVKDAVDTLIAIPNQRLLAVAGRSSSLLDTFKKADDILMQAVRGISDLITVHGLINLDFADVRTIMAEMGMAMMGTGIASGENRAVEAAQKAISSPLLEDVSIHGAKGVLMNITGSHDLSMHEVSEAASLIQEEAHEDANIIFGAVIDERMGDDVRITVIATGFGEPVREARRPSLGIAVGDRPRELSRPSIGVPREVPSPAAGIRALWAKNAPRERVNGNGRPTVHMGTIVDDLEGPTWQRPSAEAAPGNGHGNGNGAARDAREAGYTMSSDDPDDLYEIPAFLRTKSAG; this is translated from the coding sequence ATGATAGAGCTGGTTGGGAAGAGTGATGTGCTGGGAGCTCGTATCAAGGTCATCGGCGTGGGTGGGGCCGGCGGCAACGCGATCAACACGATGATCACATCGGGGTTGACCGGCGTCGACTTCATGGCCGCGAACACCGACATGCAGGCGTTGTCCGCCAACCTGGCGCCCACCAAACTGCAACTCGGCGGCACGCTGACCAAGGGACTCGGGGCCGGGGCGAATCCCGACGTCGGCCGGCAGGCGGCCCTCGACGACAGCGAGATCCTGCGCGAGCAGCTCGCCGGCGCCGACATGGTGTTCGTCACCGCCGGCATGGGCGGCGGCACCGGGACCGGCGGCGCACCGGTGGTTGCACGCATCGCCAAGGAACTGGGCGCCCTTACCGTGGCGGTGGTCACCAAGCCGTTCCAGTTCGAAGGCAAGAAGCGCATGCGCCAGGCGGAAGAAGGCATGCGCGAGGTCAAAGATGCCGTCGACACCCTGATTGCCATCCCGAATCAGCGCCTGCTTGCCGTTGCCGGCCGCAGCTCCTCGCTGCTCGATACCTTCAAGAAGGCCGACGACATCCTCATGCAGGCCGTGCGCGGTATCTCCGACCTGATTACGGTCCACGGCCTGATCAACCTCGACTTCGCCGACGTGCGCACGATCATGGCCGAGATGGGCATGGCTATGATGGGCACCGGCATCGCCAGCGGCGAAAACCGTGCCGTCGAGGCCGCGCAAAAGGCGATCTCCAGCCCACTGCTGGAGGATGTCTCGATTCACGGCGCCAAGGGCGTGCTCATGAACATCACCGGCAGCCACGACCTGTCGATGCACGAGGTGAGCGAGGCCGCCTCGCTAATTCAGGAAGAGGCGCACGAAGACGCCAACATCATCTTCGGCGCGGTCATCGACGAGCGCATGGGCGACGACGTTCGGATCACGGTTATCGCTACGGGCTTCGGCGAGCCTGTGCGCGAAGCACGACGCCCGAGCCTCGGCATCGCCGTCGGCGACCGCCCCCGCGAACTCAGCCGTCCGAGCATCGGTGTTCCGCGGGAGGTTCCTTCGCCAGCCGCCGGCATCCGCGCACTGTGGGCCAAGAACGCCCCGCGCGAACGCGTCAATGGCAACGGCCGCCCGACCGTCCACATGGGTACGATTGTTGACGACCTGGAAGGACCGACCTGGCAGCGGCCTTCCGCCGAGGCCGCACCCGGCAATGGACACGGCAACGGCAATGGCGCGGCCAGAGATGCTCGGGAAGCGGGATATACGATGTCGTCCGACGATCCCGACGACCTCTACGAGATTCCCGCCTTCCTGCGGACCAAGAGCGCGGGCTGA
- the ftsA gene encoding cell division protein FtsA, with product MAKKPELLVGLDIGTSKVAAVVAEIDHETLSVVGLGSAPCNEGLRRGVVVNIDATVQAIEQAVKEAEVTAGCEIHSVFADVTGTHVKGFNSHGVVAVRNREVDHADVDRVLDAATAVALPADRDILHVLPQDFVLDGQDGIHSPLGMSGVRLEARVHLVSTATASAQNVVKCCERTGLHVSDLVLEPLATAEAVLTPEEKELGVALVDLGAGTTDVLVFHEGALRHTAVLPLGGHHVTSDIAAGLRTPFRDAEVLKQRSGCALARLVGREQHVEVASVGGRTPRMLSRHMLGQIVEARAAEIINLAQEQIVHCGYGESLGSGVVLAGGGALLEGITALAEGVFQTQVRIGYPLGINGVAEGGPDVNSPVYAAAVGLVQYGARPRDYVAVRADDTHLLGRVRQRVRGWVEAFF from the coding sequence ATGGCTAAGAAGCCTGAGCTACTGGTCGGACTCGATATCGGTACCTCGAAGGTTGCGGCCGTCGTGGCCGAAATCGATCACGAAACGCTCAGCGTTGTCGGGCTGGGCTCGGCGCCCTGTAACGAAGGGCTGCGGCGCGGCGTGGTCGTTAACATCGACGCAACCGTTCAGGCGATCGAACAGGCGGTTAAGGAGGCCGAGGTCACCGCCGGCTGCGAAATCCACAGCGTCTTTGCCGACGTCACCGGCACGCACGTCAAGGGCTTCAATTCCCATGGCGTCGTGGCCGTGAGGAATCGCGAGGTCGATCACGCCGACGTGGACCGCGTCCTCGACGCCGCCACCGCGGTTGCACTGCCGGCCGACCGCGATATCCTCCACGTGCTGCCGCAAGACTTCGTTCTCGACGGACAGGATGGCATCCACTCGCCGCTCGGGATGTCGGGCGTGCGCCTCGAAGCGCGAGTGCATCTGGTGAGCACGGCAACCGCGTCGGCGCAAAACGTCGTCAAATGCTGCGAGCGCACCGGTCTCCACGTCTCCGACCTCGTGCTGGAACCGCTGGCGACCGCGGAGGCGGTGCTGACCCCGGAGGAGAAGGAGCTCGGCGTGGCGCTGGTGGACCTCGGCGCCGGCACGACCGACGTCCTCGTGTTTCACGAGGGCGCGCTGCGACACACCGCGGTGCTGCCGCTCGGTGGTCATCACGTGACCAGCGACATCGCCGCCGGCTTGCGCACCCCGTTCCGCGATGCCGAGGTCCTCAAGCAGCGCAGTGGCTGTGCGCTGGCCCGCCTGGTCGGCCGGGAACAGCACGTAGAGGTGGCCAGCGTCGGCGGTCGCACCCCGCGAATGCTGTCGCGACACATGCTTGGCCAGATCGTCGAAGCGCGTGCCGCCGAGATAATAAATCTCGCCCAGGAGCAGATCGTTCACTGCGGCTATGGCGAATCTCTCGGTTCCGGCGTTGTTCTTGCCGGCGGCGGCGCGCTGCTCGAGGGCATTACCGCCCTTGCCGAAGGGGTATTTCAGACCCAGGTGCGGATCGGCTATCCGCTGGGGATCAACGGCGTCGCGGAGGGCGGACCGGATGTGAACAGCCCCGTGTACGCCGCGGCGGTCGGGCTGGTGCAATATGGCGCTCGGCCCCGCGACTATGTTGCGGTGCGCGCCGACGACACGCACCTCCTCGGTCGGGTCCGGCAGCGGGTGAGGGGATGGGTGGAGGCGTTTTTCTGA
- a CDS encoding FtsQ-type POTRA domain-containing protein codes for MRRGIVRKRPVVTRPRRWRSWRALAVSVVSAVLGLGLAGAAWHGAPLLLRAAKEHQYFRVSAVDLSGNVRLTRADILQAAGISEGMSIWDALPHATRLRIEQNAWIERASVRRSFPNRISVRVRERRPLAIARLDGLYYVDRHGRVLGPLRDDDSRDFVIITGLAGDNADGFTAVGLHRAARLLRMCERVSCFESLSEVRVERRRGITVYPVRPPVAVTLGWGGWRHKLVRSARVFALWGGQAERLENVDVSFRDQVVVRLRAEERPAPARPARRGVRI; via the coding sequence ATGCGGCGGGGCATTGTCCGCAAACGACCGGTGGTCACCCGCCCCCGCCGGTGGCGGTCGTGGCGAGCCCTGGCGGTCAGTGTGGTCAGCGCCGTCCTGGGTCTGGGTCTCGCAGGGGCCGCCTGGCACGGCGCGCCTCTCCTCCTGCGGGCCGCCAAAGAGCATCAGTATTTCAGGGTGTCTGCCGTCGACCTCAGCGGCAACGTCCGGCTCACCCGTGCCGACATCTTGCAAGCGGCGGGCATCTCCGAGGGAATGAGCATCTGGGACGCCCTGCCTCACGCGACGCGGTTGCGGATCGAGCAGAATGCCTGGATCGAACGCGCCAGCGTACGCCGCAGCTTTCCGAATCGAATCAGCGTTCGCGTTCGGGAACGCCGGCCTTTGGCGATCGCCCGGCTCGACGGATTGTACTACGTGGATCGGCACGGCCGCGTGCTGGGACCGCTGCGCGACGACGACAGCCGCGACTTCGTCATCATCACCGGGCTGGCCGGAGACAACGCCGATGGCTTCACGGCTGTCGGACTGCACCGAGCCGCCAGGTTGCTGCGCATGTGCGAACGGGTGTCGTGCTTCGAGTCCCTGTCGGAGGTCCGCGTCGAGCGGCGGCGTGGCATTACCGTGTATCCCGTTCGGCCCCCGGTCGCGGTCACGCTCGGATGGGGTGGCTGGCGCCACAAACTCGTTCGCTCGGCGCGCGTGTTCGCCCTCTGGGGCGGGCAGGCCGAGCGGCTGGAGAACGTCGACGTGTCGTTTCGAGATCAGGTGGTCGTGCGGCTGCGAGCCGAGGAACGGCCGGCTCCCGCAAGGCCCGCAAGGCGCGGCGTCCGGATATGA